The Saccharopolyspora gloriosae genome window below encodes:
- the selD gene encoding selenide, water dikinase SelD — protein MTELDAPARYRLTQYAHGGGCACKIPPGELETMVADLRGVPDPTLLVGLDHGDDAAAVRIGSAPETTTGGQAVVSTADFFTPVVDDAYDWGRIAAANALSDVYAMGARPILAVNLLCWPRDLLPMELAREVLRGGLDVGVLAGCPVAGGHSVDDPEPKYGMAVTGIGDPEALLRNDSGRPGTPLTLTKPLGIGVLNTRHKATGEVFPQAVAAMTELNAAASTAALKAGARCATDVTGFGLLGHLLKLTRASDVSAVLDPAAVPYLDGAREALRDGHVSGGTRRNLDWVRPHCDLDGIDEDTALLLADAQTSGGLLIAGEIPGAPVIGELVPRGEHLIAVR, from the coding sequence ATGACCGAACTCGACGCGCCAGCCCGGTACCGGCTCACCCAGTACGCGCACGGAGGGGGCTGCGCGTGCAAGATCCCGCCCGGCGAACTGGAGACGATGGTCGCCGACCTGCGGGGAGTGCCCGACCCGACGCTGCTCGTCGGACTGGACCACGGCGACGACGCCGCGGCCGTCCGCATCGGCTCCGCACCCGAAACCACCACCGGCGGGCAGGCCGTGGTGAGCACCGCGGACTTCTTCACCCCGGTCGTCGACGACGCCTACGACTGGGGCCGCATCGCCGCCGCCAACGCGCTGTCCGACGTGTACGCGATGGGCGCCCGCCCGATCCTCGCGGTGAACCTGCTGTGCTGGCCGCGCGACCTGCTCCCGATGGAGCTCGCCCGCGAGGTGCTGCGCGGCGGCCTCGACGTCGGCGTCCTCGCCGGGTGCCCCGTCGCGGGCGGGCACAGCGTCGACGACCCGGAACCCAAGTACGGCATGGCCGTCACCGGCATCGGCGACCCGGAAGCGTTGCTGCGCAACGACTCCGGGCGTCCCGGCACGCCGCTGACGCTGACGAAACCACTGGGCATCGGGGTGCTCAACACCCGGCACAAGGCCACCGGCGAAGTCTTCCCGCAGGCGGTCGCGGCGATGACCGAGCTCAACGCCGCCGCCTCCACCGCCGCGCTGAAGGCGGGCGCGCGGTGCGCCACCGACGTCACCGGCTTCGGACTGCTCGGGCACCTGCTGAAGCTGACCAGGGCCAGCGACGTCTCCGCGGTGCTCGACCCCGCGGCGGTGCCCTACCTCGACGGGGCGCGGGAGGCGCTGCGCGACGGCCACGTCAGCGGCGGCACCCGGCGCAACCTCGACTGGGTGCGCCCGCACTGCGACCTCGACGGGATCGACGAGGACACCGCGCTGCTGCTGGCCGACGCGCAGACCTCCGGCGGCCTGCTGATCGCAGGCGAGATCCCCGGGGCACCCGTCATCGGCGAACTCGTCCCGCGCGGCGAACACCTCATCGCGGTGCGCTGA
- the ligD gene encoding non-homologous end-joining DNA ligase: protein MSTRVSVRVEDRELTLSNLDKVLYPAAGFRKRDVIDYYRQVAPVLLPHLRGRAVTLIRFPDGVDSGSFFEKNVSRHAPDWVPTARLVSGADGSGTAVNHHVLIRDLPTLVWTANLAALELHVPQWTVGEHDSRNTPDLLVFDLDPGPPATIVECCRAAELLHERLRADGLRAYPKTSGAKGMQLYCPVRTEESDRTSAYAKELALRLAAEHPGALLAKMSRAARTGKVFLDWSQNNTAKTTVAPYSLRAREQPTASTPITWDEVRSCRTPDDLRFTAEDVLERVRRDGDLLAELHTDPHPL, encoded by the coding sequence GTGTCCACGCGGGTGAGCGTCCGCGTCGAGGACCGCGAACTGACGCTGTCCAACTTGGACAAGGTGCTCTACCCGGCCGCCGGGTTCCGCAAGCGCGACGTCATCGACTACTACCGGCAGGTCGCCCCGGTGCTGCTGCCGCACCTGCGGGGCCGCGCGGTCACGCTGATCCGGTTCCCGGACGGCGTGGATTCGGGTTCGTTCTTCGAGAAGAACGTCTCCCGCCACGCCCCGGACTGGGTGCCCACGGCACGGCTGGTCAGCGGCGCCGACGGATCCGGCACGGCCGTCAACCACCACGTGCTCATCCGCGACCTGCCGACGCTGGTGTGGACGGCGAACCTCGCCGCGCTGGAACTGCACGTTCCGCAGTGGACCGTCGGCGAGCACGACTCCCGCAACACCCCGGACCTGCTGGTGTTCGACCTCGATCCCGGCCCGCCCGCCACGATCGTCGAGTGCTGCCGGGCCGCCGAGCTGCTCCACGAGCGGCTGCGCGCGGACGGCCTGCGGGCGTACCCGAAGACCAGCGGCGCCAAGGGAATGCAGCTCTACTGCCCGGTGCGCACCGAGGAATCCGACCGCACCTCGGCCTACGCGAAGGAACTCGCGCTGCGGCTGGCCGCCGAGCACCCCGGCGCGCTGCTGGCGAAGATGAGCCGCGCCGCCCGCACCGGCAAGGTCTTCCTGGACTGGAGCCAGAACAACACCGCGAAGACGACCGTCGCGCCGTACTCGCTGCGCGCCCGCGAACAGCCCACCGCCTCCACCCCGATCACCTGGGACGAGGTGCGTTCCTGCCGCACCCCTGACGACCTGCGGTTCACCGCGGAGGACGTGCTGGAGCGGGTGCGGCGCGACGGTGACCTGCTGGCCGAGCTGCACACCGATCCGCACCCGCTGTGA
- a CDS encoding acyl-CoA dehydrogenase family protein: protein MSTREHDAEVHALLAAIRERRSELAEGGFAADRDNADPAANMALLAESGAARLAVPAEFGGLWDGAERGGWGALIRAVREISAGDGPTGQNWLTTALVARELFGPAGGFPEATRAALARRMLDDGLRFVSSVAETGGPGRVTARPVEGGVVLSGTKTFNSNSGGRGMARVSCLLEGPRSAHQVLVDLNHDQVESHDDWDNMGQRGTRSQTLTYRDVFVPDGWHRPAEETPSPVFLAAVMLLHAALMQGIGDGALDALVGHARTMHRGSLPRFATPAEDPLVLRRVGALSSALAASRALLHSAADALEDGAGGDDVTADCFRAKVAAVEASLAATTEIHEITGARSTSHTHRYDRFWRNARTFASHDPTDAKNVYIGGYELTGHLPPLSTIIRR from the coding sequence ATGTCGACACGGGAGCACGACGCGGAGGTCCACGCCCTGCTGGCCGCGATCCGCGAACGCCGGAGCGAGCTGGCCGAGGGCGGTTTCGCCGCCGACCGCGACAACGCCGACCCCGCCGCCAACATGGCGCTGCTGGCCGAGTCGGGCGCGGCCCGCCTCGCCGTTCCCGCCGAGTTCGGCGGGCTGTGGGACGGCGCGGAACGCGGCGGGTGGGGCGCGCTGATCCGCGCGGTGCGGGAGATCAGCGCCGGCGACGGCCCCACCGGGCAGAACTGGCTCACCACCGCCCTGGTGGCCCGCGAACTGTTCGGCCCCGCAGGCGGCTTCCCGGAAGCGACCCGGGCCGCGCTCGCTCGCCGGATGCTCGACGACGGGCTGCGCTTCGTGTCCTCCGTGGCCGAAACGGGCGGACCCGGCCGCGTGACGGCCCGGCCCGTCGAGGGCGGCGTGGTGCTCAGCGGCACCAAGACCTTCAACTCCAACAGCGGTGGCCGGGGCATGGCCCGGGTCTCCTGCCTGCTGGAAGGGCCGCGATCCGCCCACCAGGTGCTGGTGGACTTGAACCACGACCAGGTCGAGTCGCACGACGACTGGGACAACATGGGTCAGCGCGGCACCCGCAGCCAGACCCTCACCTACCGGGACGTGTTCGTGCCCGACGGGTGGCACCGCCCGGCGGAGGAAACCCCGTCGCCGGTCTTCCTCGCGGCCGTGATGCTGCTGCACGCGGCGTTGATGCAGGGCATCGGCGACGGCGCGCTCGACGCCCTGGTGGGGCACGCGCGCACCATGCACCGCGGCTCGCTGCCCCGCTTCGCCACCCCGGCCGAGGACCCGCTGGTGCTGCGCCGCGTCGGCGCGCTCTCCAGCGCGCTCGCCGCTTCCCGCGCGCTGCTGCACAGCGCGGCCGACGCGCTGGAGGACGGCGCAGGCGGCGACGACGTCACCGCCGACTGCTTCCGCGCCAAGGTCGCCGCCGTCGAAGCCTCCCTCGCCGCCACCACCGAGATCCACGAGATCACCGGCGCCCGCAGCACCTCCCACACCCACCGCTACGACCGCTTCTGGCGCAACGCCCGCACCTTCGCCTCGCACGACCCGACCGACGCGAAGAACGTCTACATCGGCGGCTACGAGCTCACCGGCCACCTCCCGCCCCTGTCCACGATCATCCGCCGCTAG
- a CDS encoding helix-turn-helix domain-containing protein, with protein sequence MVMAFNPDETHDGHSAIAEGFTYRIVHIGPEVVAEVLADAAGHAAGALPLFAEPVLHDPLLARAVSDLNRTLLDEESALTRDEALRRTVYAMVRRGSLRAPPIDWEPAVRPIPAGVRAARDYLHAHVAEDFSAQRLAEVAGCSRFALSRAFTAAHGLAPGAYQRQLRLREARRLLGAGAGAAEAAARCGFADQAHLTRWFRRCYGITPGAFRAGRLSARR encoded by the coding sequence ATGGTGATGGCGTTCAACCCGGACGAGACCCACGACGGGCACTCCGCCATCGCGGAGGGCTTCACCTACCGCATCGTCCACATCGGACCGGAGGTCGTCGCGGAGGTGCTGGCCGACGCGGCCGGGCACGCCGCGGGCGCGCTGCCGCTGTTCGCCGAGCCGGTGCTGCACGATCCGCTGCTGGCGCGGGCCGTGAGCGACCTCAACCGGACGCTGCTGGACGAGGAGAGCGCCCTCACCCGCGACGAGGCGTTGCGCCGCACGGTGTACGCGATGGTGCGGCGCGGTTCGCTGCGCGCGCCGCCGATCGACTGGGAACCGGCGGTGCGCCCGATTCCGGCGGGGGTGCGGGCGGCGCGGGACTACCTGCACGCGCACGTCGCCGAGGACTTCTCCGCGCAGCGCCTCGCGGAGGTCGCCGGGTGCAGCCGGTTCGCGCTCAGCCGCGCGTTCACCGCCGCGCACGGTCTCGCACCGGGCGCCTACCAGCGGCAACTGCGGTTGCGGGAGGCGCGGCGGCTGCTGGGGGCCGGCGCCGGTGCGGCCGAGGCCGCGGCGCGCTGCGGGTTCGCCGACCAGGCGCACCTGACGCGTTGGTTCCGCCGCTGCTACGGCATCACCCCGGGCGCGTTCCGCGCCGGGCGGCTCAGCGCCCGGCGGTGA
- a CDS encoding Ku protein, producing MARKIWTGSINFGLVTIPVGLYAATEDHSPSFHQYQRGTTDRVRYKRVNERTGDEVDYGEIVKGREVEGVLVTVDQQELDEIAPGRSRTIDITSFVDLDEIDPVYFQRTYWLAPNAKENHRPYDLLRRAMEQTNQVGIARFVLRGKEYLTAVRADETALALNTLFFDDEIREPGEIIGDAGGTAPSDKEIQMAETVIESMTGEWRPQEYEDTYTERVEQLLADKAHGVSPEAAEEPSQATDVIDLTDALRRSVEQARGKRGGRTGGDDLGELNKGELDKRAKELGVRGRSKMNRSDLEAAVRDAASGSRAAS from the coding sequence ATGGCGCGCAAGATCTGGACGGGCTCGATCAACTTCGGCCTGGTCACCATCCCCGTCGGCCTGTACGCGGCCACCGAGGACCACAGCCCGTCGTTCCACCAGTACCAGCGCGGCACCACCGACCGGGTCCGCTACAAGCGCGTCAACGAGCGCACCGGCGACGAGGTCGACTACGGCGAGATCGTGAAGGGCCGCGAGGTCGAAGGCGTGCTCGTCACCGTCGACCAGCAGGAGCTCGACGAGATCGCACCCGGCCGCTCCCGCACCATCGACATCACCTCGTTCGTCGACCTCGACGAGATCGACCCGGTGTACTTCCAGCGCACCTACTGGCTCGCGCCGAACGCGAAGGAGAACCACCGCCCCTACGACCTGCTGCGCCGCGCCATGGAGCAGACCAACCAGGTGGGCATCGCGCGGTTCGTGCTGCGCGGCAAGGAATACCTCACCGCGGTGCGCGCCGACGAGACCGCGCTGGCGCTGAACACCTTGTTCTTCGACGACGAGATCCGCGAACCCGGCGAGATCATCGGCGACGCGGGCGGTACCGCGCCCTCCGACAAGGAGATCCAGATGGCCGAGACGGTCATCGAGTCGATGACCGGCGAGTGGCGCCCGCAGGAGTACGAGGACACCTACACCGAACGCGTCGAACAGCTGCTGGCCGACAAGGCGCACGGCGTGAGCCCCGAGGCGGCGGAGGAACCGTCGCAGGCCACCGACGTCATCGACCTCACCGACGCGTTGCGCCGCAGCGTCGAACAGGCCCGCGGCAAGCGCGGCGGCAGGACCGGGGGCGACGACCTCGGCGAGTTGAACAAGGGCGAGCTGGACAAGCGGGCCAAGGAGCTCGGGGTGCGCGGCCGGTCGAAGATGAACCGCTCCGACCTCGAAGCGGCGGTGCGCGACGCCGCTTCCGGTTCCCGAGCGGCCTCGTGA
- a CDS encoding TetR/AcrR family transcriptional regulator, with the protein MTDEQDRQAHYREPRQARSAATLARVLRAAEELVSAVGLEEMTIGEVAERAGTSVGAIYRRFAGKEQLIAALTERMLQRREADLAERLRAAEPSLSGVLDAYAHALLQSFTDTSSVFPDLLRAREVDVMDRGARTITEVHRLLLAAAAPYTAEIRRNDPQRALDTAARALLGACFHNSVRPDRPADDEARSRYADELSDMALAYLRTPDRR; encoded by the coding sequence ATGACCGACGAGCAGGATCGCCAGGCGCACTACCGGGAACCTCGCCAGGCCCGCAGCGCCGCGACCCTCGCCCGCGTGCTGCGGGCGGCGGAGGAACTGGTCTCCGCGGTCGGCCTGGAGGAGATGACGATCGGTGAGGTCGCCGAACGCGCGGGCACCTCCGTCGGCGCGATCTACCGCCGCTTCGCCGGTAAGGAACAGCTGATCGCCGCCCTGACCGAGCGGATGCTGCAGCGGCGCGAGGCCGACCTCGCCGAGCGGTTGCGCGCCGCCGAACCGTCGCTGTCCGGGGTGCTCGACGCCTACGCGCACGCGCTGCTGCAGTCGTTCACCGACACCAGCAGCGTGTTCCCCGACCTGCTGCGCGCCCGCGAGGTCGACGTGATGGACCGCGGCGCCCGCACCATCACCGAGGTCCACCGCCTCCTGCTGGCCGCGGCCGCCCCCTACACCGCCGAGATCCGGCGCAACGACCCGCAGCGGGCGCTGGACACCGCGGCGCGCGCCCTGCTCGGAGCCTGCTTCCACAACTCCGTTCGCCCCGACCGTCCCGCCGACGACGAAGCCCGGAGCCGCTACGCCGACGAGCTCAGCGACATGGCGCTCGCCTACCTGCGCACCCCGGACCGGCGCTGA
- a CDS encoding DUF5313 family protein, whose translation MGIKRPNPAWWLYYQFGGTLPEAYREWVLRDATCSTWVLRVCVRGMLHILPLVALLFGVLYWAGGSWPIALGSVLLGVLVVLRIVLTSSVESVDARLSRHGFPPGHASAVRNRMDAEAAARYRAVWRGEQR comes from the coding sequence GTGGGGATCAAGCGGCCCAATCCGGCGTGGTGGCTGTACTACCAGTTCGGCGGCACCCTTCCCGAGGCCTACCGCGAGTGGGTGCTGCGGGACGCGACGTGCTCGACGTGGGTGCTGCGCGTCTGCGTGCGCGGGATGCTGCACATCCTGCCGCTGGTCGCGTTGCTGTTCGGGGTCCTGTACTGGGCGGGCGGGTCCTGGCCGATCGCGTTGGGCTCGGTGCTGCTCGGGGTGCTGGTGGTGCTGCGGATCGTGCTGACCAGCTCGGTGGAGAGCGTCGACGCGCGGCTGAGCAGGCACGGCTTCCCACCCGGTCACGCGTCGGCGGTGCGCAACCGGATGGACGCCGAGGCCGCCGCGCGCTACCGCGCCGTGTGGCGCGGTGAGCAGCGGTGA
- the selB gene encoding selenocysteine-specific translation elongation factor, whose product MHVLATAGHVDHGKSTLLRLLTGMEPDRWAQERERGMTIDLGFAWTTIGEQVLAFVDVPGHERFVPNMLAGVGPVPAVLFVVAADEGWQPQSTEHLDALHALGVRHGLLVVTRCDLADPTAATEQARRRLRDSALGELPAVHVSGRTGAGLGRLRAALCALAGRLPAPDSAAAVRLWIDRAFTIRGAGTVVTGTLAAGSLRTGDRLRLHPGGQDVAVRALHSLGEPVERTSAVARVAVNLRGVPLEQVRRGHALLTPGTWLGSDLFDVRLCDRLAADLPRQLVLHLGSAAVAVRVRPLGADTARLSLREPLPVRIGDRVLLRDPGAHDVAGGAVLLDVRPRPLRRRGAARERARELAGMDGVADGAGELRRRRMVRGEQLRAMGAQVPAGAPEAAGWVLDPGHRDELAERLVRLLDEHREREPLADGLPAEAARRALALPDAALLEVLLRAGPAREIRTGGGRLRVGTAPWPPEIAAALERLRGRLADAPFAAPTAAELAELGLGSEPLAAAVRAGELLRLAPGVVLLPGAERRALEVLRGLPEPFTLSAARQALGTSRRVAVPLLELLAREGRTELLPDGTHRALPSTHD is encoded by the coding sequence ATGCACGTGCTCGCCACCGCCGGGCACGTCGACCACGGCAAGTCGACGCTGCTGCGGCTGCTCACCGGGATGGAACCGGACCGCTGGGCGCAGGAACGCGAACGCGGCATGACGATCGACCTCGGCTTCGCGTGGACCACGATCGGTGAGCAGGTGCTGGCGTTCGTCGACGTGCCCGGCCACGAGCGGTTCGTGCCGAACATGCTCGCGGGCGTCGGCCCGGTACCGGCGGTGCTGTTCGTGGTCGCCGCCGACGAGGGCTGGCAGCCGCAGTCGACCGAGCACCTGGACGCGCTGCACGCGCTGGGGGTGCGCCACGGGCTGCTCGTGGTGACCCGCTGCGACCTGGCCGACCCCACCGCCGCGACCGAGCAGGCCCGGCGGCGGCTGCGGGACTCGGCGCTGGGCGAGCTGCCCGCGGTGCACGTCAGCGGGCGCACCGGCGCCGGCCTGGGGCGGCTGCGCGCCGCGCTGTGCGCGCTCGCCGGACGGTTGCCCGCGCCGGATTCCGCGGCGGCGGTGCGGTTGTGGATCGATCGGGCGTTCACGATCCGCGGCGCGGGCACCGTGGTCACCGGGACGCTGGCCGCGGGTTCGCTGCGCACCGGGGACCGGTTGCGGCTGCACCCCGGCGGGCAGGACGTGGCGGTGCGGGCGCTGCATTCGCTCGGTGAGCCGGTGGAGCGCACGTCGGCGGTGGCGAGGGTGGCGGTGAACCTGCGCGGCGTGCCGCTGGAGCAGGTGCGGCGCGGGCACGCGCTGCTCACCCCCGGCACGTGGCTCGGCAGCGACCTGTTCGACGTGCGGTTGTGCGACCGCCTCGCCGCCGACCTGCCGCGGCAGCTGGTGCTGCACCTCGGATCGGCCGCCGTCGCGGTGCGCGTCCGGCCGTTGGGGGCGGACACCGCGCGGTTGTCGCTGCGGGAACCGCTGCCGGTGCGCATCGGCGATCGGGTGCTGCTGCGCGATCCCGGCGCCCACGATGTCGCCGGGGGCGCCGTGCTGCTGGACGTGCGTCCGCGCCCGCTGCGGCGGCGGGGCGCGGCGCGGGAGCGGGCGCGGGAACTCGCGGGCATGGACGGCGTCGCCGATGGTGCGGGGGAACTGCGGCGCCGCCGGATGGTGCGCGGCGAGCAGCTGCGCGCGATGGGCGCGCAGGTGCCCGCGGGCGCGCCGGAGGCGGCCGGGTGGGTGCTGGATCCGGGGCACCGCGACGAGCTGGCCGAGCGGCTGGTGCGGCTGCTCGACGAACACCGCGAGCGGGAACCGCTGGCCGACGGCCTGCCCGCCGAAGCGGCCCGGCGCGCGCTCGCGCTGCCGGATGCGGCGCTGCTGGAGGTGCTGCTGCGCGCCGGTCCCGCCCGCGAGATCCGCACCGGAGGGGGGCGGCTGCGGGTGGGTACCGCGCCCTGGCCGCCGGAGATCGCCGCCGCGCTGGAGCGCCTGCGCGGGCGGCTCGCCGATGCCCCGTTCGCGGCCCCCACCGCCGCGGAGCTCGCCGAGCTGGGTTTGGGTTCGGAGCCGCTGGCCGCCGCGGTCCGCGCCGGGGAACTGCTGCGGCTCGCGCCGGGTGTCGTGCTGCTGCCGGGGGCCGAGCGGCGGGCGCTCGAGGTGCTGCGGGGCCTGCCCGAGCCGTTCACCCTCTCCGCGGCCCGCCAGGCGCTGGGCACCTCCCGTCGCGTGGCCGTGCCGCTCCTGGAGCTGCTCGCCCGCGAGGGCCGCACCGAACTCCTCCCCGACGGCACCCACCGCGCCCTCCCATCGACGCACGACTGA
- a CDS encoding DUF2000 domain-containing protein — MAAQTKIAVVVRKDLAAWQRLNVTAFLTSGITAANPGLVGEPYADADDVGYLPLLGEPVLVYAATTEGLKQVHRKALDRELRLAVYTADMFRTGNDEDNRAAVRAVSTADLDLVGVALHAGRNAVDKVCKGLSLHP; from the coding sequence ATGGCAGCACAGACCAAGATCGCCGTCGTGGTCCGCAAGGACCTCGCCGCCTGGCAACGGCTGAACGTGACCGCTTTCCTGACCAGCGGTATCACCGCCGCGAATCCCGGCCTCGTCGGTGAGCCGTACGCCGACGCCGACGACGTCGGCTACCTTCCGCTACTGGGCGAACCGGTGCTGGTCTACGCGGCCACCACCGAGGGGCTCAAGCAGGTGCACCGCAAGGCGCTGGACCGGGAGCTGCGGCTCGCCGTCTACACCGCGGACATGTTCCGCACCGGCAACGACGAGGACAACCGGGCGGCGGTGCGCGCCGTGTCCACCGCGGACCTGGACCTGGTGGGCGTCGCCCTGCACGCGGGGCGCAACGCGGTGGACAAGGTGTGCAAGGGCCTCAGCCTGCATCCGTGA
- the selA gene encoding L-seryl-tRNA(Sec) selenium transferase: MDARRRIPATDRVLDDPVLAGAVERLGRDVVRAVVHDAQRRARHGQLDPERVIAAAREALPASAGGMRRVVNACGVLLHTNLGRAPLSDAAVEAVRAAAGTTDVELDLTTGRRGPRGRGVRAALTEAVPAAEAAHVVNNGAAALSLVATALAAGREIVLARGELVEIGDGFRIPDLLTSTGARLREVGTTNRVRFEDYRDAIGPDTGFVLKVHPSNFRITGFTSQVPVAALRELPVPVIADIGSGLLRAHPALPDEPDAQRTLAAGADLVTASGDKLLGGPQAGLLLGSAELVRRLERHPLARALRVDKLTLAALEATVRGPATPTAQALDRGEADLLDRARRLAASLRERGIDADARTSTATVGGGGAPGVELPSAAVTLPSRYAAALRTGRTPVLARVEHGQCLLDLCAVAPADDAVLLDAVTAVG; the protein is encoded by the coding sequence ATGGACGCGCGGCGCCGGATTCCCGCCACCGACCGGGTGCTCGACGATCCGGTGCTGGCGGGCGCGGTCGAACGGCTCGGACGGGACGTGGTGCGCGCCGTCGTCCACGACGCCCAGCGCAGGGCCCGGCACGGGCAGCTCGACCCGGAACGGGTGATCGCCGCCGCGCGGGAGGCGCTGCCCGCATCGGCGGGCGGCATGCGGCGAGTCGTCAACGCGTGCGGAGTGCTGCTGCACACCAACCTCGGCCGCGCTCCCCTCTCCGACGCCGCCGTGGAGGCGGTGCGCGCGGCGGCGGGCACCACCGACGTGGAGCTCGACCTCACCACCGGTCGCCGGGGCCCGCGCGGACGCGGGGTGCGCGCGGCGCTGACCGAGGCGGTACCGGCGGCCGAGGCCGCGCACGTCGTCAACAACGGCGCCGCCGCGCTGTCCCTGGTGGCCACCGCGCTGGCGGCGGGCCGGGAGATCGTGCTGGCCCGCGGTGAGCTGGTGGAGATCGGCGACGGCTTCCGCATCCCCGACCTGCTCACCTCCACCGGCGCGCGGCTGCGGGAGGTCGGCACCACCAACCGGGTGCGGTTCGAGGATTACCGGGACGCGATCGGGCCGGACACCGGGTTCGTGCTCAAGGTTCACCCGTCGAACTTCCGCATCACCGGGTTCACCTCGCAGGTCCCGGTCGCGGCGCTGCGGGAGCTGCCGGTGCCGGTGATCGCCGACATCGGGTCCGGGCTGCTGCGGGCGCATCCCGCGCTGCCGGACGAACCCGACGCGCAGCGCACCCTGGCGGCCGGGGCCGACCTGGTGACCGCCAGCGGGGACAAGCTGCTCGGCGGTCCGCAGGCCGGGTTGCTGCTCGGGTCGGCGGAGCTGGTGCGGCGGCTCGAACGGCATCCGCTGGCGCGAGCGCTGCGGGTCGACAAGCTCACCCTCGCCGCGTTGGAGGCGACCGTGCGCGGCCCGGCCACACCGACCGCGCAGGCGTTGGACCGCGGCGAAGCCGACCTGCTCGACCGCGCCCGCAGGCTCGCGGCGAGCCTGCGGGAACGCGGCATCGACGCCGACGCCCGCACGAGCACGGCCACCGTCGGCGGCGGTGGGGCACCGGGAGTCGAGCTGCCCAGCGCCGCGGTGACGCTGCCGTCCCGGTACGCGGCGGCGCTGCGCACCGGGCGGACTCCGGTGCTGGCCAGGGTCGAGCACGGGCAGTGCCTGCTGGACCTGTGCGCCGTGGCGCCCGCCGACGACGCGGTGCTGCTCGACGCCGTCACGGCGGTGGGCTGA
- a CDS encoding TetR family transcriptional regulator, producing the protein MTAAPVSPAEPADRRRRRTARTRAGIEEAALRLFTEQGFDATTVEQIAEAADIAPRTFFRHFPSKDAVLFGDSLREQERLREVLLSRPAGEHPMRKLAAAMFDTARRIQADRQQHLMRAQLLDSLEATGDYESHLMHRRWVHEVAAALAEHCGDGACPQPRLYTWAMLMMTCFGSAMREWLVCTDGTELPDILAALLDETTAGMRMISEGDGAGFTSGA; encoded by the coding sequence ATGACCGCCGCCCCCGTGTCCCCCGCCGAGCCCGCCGACCGCAGGCGGCGCCGGACCGCGCGCACCCGCGCGGGCATCGAGGAGGCGGCGCTGCGGCTGTTCACCGAGCAGGGCTTCGACGCGACCACCGTGGAGCAGATCGCCGAGGCCGCCGACATCGCGCCGCGCACCTTCTTCCGCCACTTCCCCAGCAAGGACGCCGTCCTGTTCGGCGATTCACTGCGCGAGCAGGAGCGGCTGCGCGAGGTGCTGCTGTCCCGGCCGGCCGGGGAGCACCCGATGCGCAAGCTCGCCGCGGCCATGTTCGACACGGCCCGCCGCATCCAGGCCGACCGCCAGCAGCACCTGATGCGCGCGCAACTGCTGGATTCGCTGGAGGCCACCGGGGACTACGAGTCGCACCTGATGCACCGGCGCTGGGTGCACGAGGTGGCCGCCGCGCTCGCCGAGCACTGCGGCGACGGCGCCTGCCCGCAGCCCCGGCTCTACACGTGGGCGATGCTGATGATGACGTGCTTCGGCTCCGCGATGCGGGAATGGCTGGTGTGCACCGACGGCACCGAGCTGCCCGACATCCTCGCGGCGCTGCTCGACGAGACGACCGCGGGGATGCGGATGATCTCCGAAGGCGACGGCGCCGGGTTCACGAGCGGGGCCTGA